A single Micromonospora sp. CCTCC AA 2012012 DNA region contains:
- a CDS encoding 2-hydroxyacid dehydrogenase, with amino-acid sequence MKVWIPHPDGRSLLGELPPGVTVELLADPARLPSSPVGVRFWVPPFLAGSGTTGLLSELPDLRVVQLLSAGADAWAGRVPAGVTLCDARGVHDSSTAEWVVTAILAQLRGFAPLARAQARREWAFDEVAPTDELAGKRVLIVGAGSIGAAVRARLAPFEVTFTLVARTARPAEGVHGVDELPALLPEADVVVLLVPLTGRTRGLVDAAFLAAMPDGALLVNAARGPVADTSALVAELSTGRLRAALDVTDPEPLPADHPLWGLENVLLTPHVAGSVRGLLPRAYRLVGEQLRRFVAGEPLTNTVVDGY; translated from the coding sequence GTGAAGGTATGGATTCCGCACCCCGACGGCCGGTCCCTCCTCGGCGAGCTGCCCCCGGGCGTCACCGTGGAACTGCTGGCGGACCCGGCCCGGCTGCCCTCGTCGCCGGTGGGTGTGCGGTTCTGGGTGCCGCCCTTCCTCGCCGGGTCCGGCACCACCGGGTTGCTGAGCGAGCTGCCCGACCTCCGGGTGGTGCAGCTGCTCTCCGCGGGGGCGGACGCCTGGGCGGGTCGGGTCCCGGCCGGCGTGACGCTCTGCGACGCGCGGGGTGTGCACGACTCGTCCACCGCCGAGTGGGTGGTCACGGCGATCCTCGCCCAGCTGCGCGGCTTCGCCCCGCTGGCCCGCGCGCAGGCCCGGCGGGAGTGGGCGTTCGACGAGGTGGCCCCGACCGACGAGCTGGCCGGCAAGCGGGTGCTGATCGTCGGGGCGGGCTCGATCGGCGCGGCGGTACGGGCGCGGCTGGCCCCGTTCGAGGTGACCTTCACCCTGGTGGCCCGGACGGCCCGCCCGGCCGAGGGCGTGCACGGTGTGGACGAGCTGCCCGCCCTCCTGCCGGAGGCGGACGTGGTGGTGCTCCTGGTGCCGCTGACCGGGCGGACCCGCGGGCTGGTCGACGCCGCGTTCCTCGCGGCGATGCCGGACGGGGCGCTGCTGGTGAACGCCGCCCGGGGCCCGGTCGCCGACACCTCTGCGCTGGTCGCCGAACTCTCCACCGGTCGGCTCCGGGCCGCCCTGGACGTCACCGACCCCGAGCCGCTGCCCGCCGACCATCCCCTCTGGGGGCTGGAGAACGTGCTGCTCACCCCGCACGTCGCCGGCTCGGTACGCGGCCTGCTGCCGCGCGCCTACCGCCTGGTGGGGGAGCAGCTGCGCCGGTTCGTCGCGGGTGAGCCGCTGACGAACACGGTGGTGGACGGCTACTGA
- a CDS encoding metallophosphoesterase — MDGQENEQPGTGDTPVTGRTRRWPLRGRTAGRPAVRGPLRRLGVVLAILAVALAGSVLGTYGGGHVGTDIGPFRAQLSLTPAVGGGTTVNVPPLGALLLDSHDGPTHLTVELGSLDQRRTEALIDDPASISRASQSAVQDVRAGVLRLGLRTLGWAVLATLLLAGLAFRDVRRTAWAGGLSLAVTAGSLGLAAATIRPQAIEEPRYEGLLVNAPAIVGDARRIANDYTKYAEQLQRLVGNVSQLYTTVSALPVYEPAPGTTRVLHVSDMHLNPTGWQLIRTVVEQFGIDVVIDTGDITDWGSEPEASFVGSIGLLKKPYVYIRGNHDSARTAAAVAQQPNAIVLDNTTTTVAGLTVAGIGDPRFTPDKETSPAGSGLTKVVADQVIGAGEQLATTVRNSPQPVNIALVHDPASAGPLSGTCPLVLAGHTHARQVSKLPQVPDKQPTQLMVEGSTGGAGLRGLEGEKPTPLSMTVLYFDQQKLLQAYDDITVGGTGQAQVNLERHVIREPAKGAQVPVTPTPTRGGPQESPTAGPTTTG, encoded by the coding sequence ATGGACGGTCAGGAGAACGAGCAGCCGGGCACCGGGGACACCCCGGTCACCGGGCGTACCCGGCGCTGGCCGCTGCGCGGGCGCACCGCCGGGCGGCCGGCGGTCCGCGGCCCGTTGCGGCGGCTCGGCGTGGTGCTGGCCATCCTGGCGGTCGCCCTCGCCGGGTCGGTGCTCGGCACGTACGGGGGCGGGCACGTCGGCACCGACATCGGACCGTTCCGGGCCCAGCTCAGCCTCACCCCCGCGGTGGGGGGCGGCACCACCGTCAACGTCCCGCCGCTGGGCGCGCTGCTGCTGGACAGCCACGACGGGCCCACCCACCTCACCGTGGAGCTCGGCTCGCTGGACCAGCGGCGTACCGAGGCCCTGATCGACGATCCGGCGAGCATCAGCCGGGCCAGCCAGTCGGCCGTGCAGGACGTCCGGGCCGGGGTGCTGCGCCTCGGGCTGCGTACCCTGGGCTGGGCGGTGCTGGCGACCCTGCTCCTGGCGGGGCTGGCGTTCCGCGACGTCCGGCGGACGGCCTGGGCCGGTGGGCTGTCCCTGGCGGTCACCGCCGGCAGTCTGGGCCTGGCCGCGGCGACCATCCGACCGCAGGCCATCGAGGAGCCCCGCTACGAGGGGTTGCTGGTCAACGCGCCGGCCATCGTCGGTGACGCCCGGCGGATCGCCAACGACTACACCAAGTACGCCGAGCAGCTCCAGCGGCTGGTCGGCAACGTCAGCCAGCTCTACACCACCGTCTCCGCGCTGCCGGTCTACGAGCCGGCGCCCGGCACCACCCGGGTGCTGCACGTCTCCGACATGCACCTCAACCCGACGGGGTGGCAGCTCATCCGGACGGTGGTGGAGCAGTTCGGCATCGACGTGGTGATCGACACCGGCGACATCACCGACTGGGGCAGCGAGCCCGAGGCGTCCTTCGTCGGCTCGATCGGCCTGCTCAAGAAGCCGTACGTCTACATCCGCGGCAACCACGACTCGGCGCGGACCGCGGCGGCGGTGGCCCAGCAGCCCAACGCGATCGTGCTGGACAACACCACCACCACGGTGGCCGGGCTGACCGTCGCCGGGATCGGCGACCCCCGGTTCACCCCCGACAAGGAGACCTCACCGGCCGGCAGCGGGCTCACCAAGGTGGTCGCCGACCAGGTGATCGGCGCGGGTGAGCAGCTCGCCACCACGGTCCGCAACTCGCCGCAGCCGGTGAACATCGCGCTGGTGCACGACCCGGCCTCGGCGGGCCCGCTCTCCGGGACCTGCCCGCTGGTGCTCGCCGGGCACACCCACGCGCGGCAGGTGTCGAAGCTGCCCCAGGTGCCCGACAAGCAGCCCACCCAGCTGATGGTGGAGGGCTCCACGGGTGGGGCGGGGCTGCGCGGGCTGGAGGGCGAGAAGCCGACCCCGCTCTCCATGACGGTGCTCTACTTCGACCAGCAGAAGCTGCTCCAGGCGTACGACGACATCACCGTGGGCGGGACCGGACAGGCGCAGGTGAACCTGGAACGGCACGTGATCCGGGAGCCGGCCAAGGGCGCCCAGGTCCCGGTGACGCCCACCCCGACCCGGGGCGGTCCGCAGGAGTCACCGACCGCCGGCCCGACGACGACCGGCTGA
- a CDS encoding PH domain-containing protein, protein MNRADTVSFRHNQAILVAAIVAFIGALPLATARWWLFWVLLIPLGIAVWAWRSGTDVDARELRLRALAGGRRIPWARVTELVTDPRGRVTARLDDGQQVLLPAVRAADLPRLVAATGQELPDPSR, encoded by the coding sequence GTGAACCGCGCCGACACCGTCAGCTTCCGGCACAACCAGGCGATCCTGGTCGCCGCGATCGTCGCGTTCATCGGGGCGCTGCCGCTCGCCACCGCCCGCTGGTGGCTCTTCTGGGTGCTGCTGATCCCGCTGGGCATCGCGGTCTGGGCGTGGCGCTCCGGCACCGACGTCGACGCCCGGGAGCTGCGACTGCGGGCCCTCGCCGGTGGACGTCGGATCCCCTGGGCCCGGGTCACCGAGCTGGTCACCGACCCCCGGGGCCGGGTGACCGCCCGGCTGGACGACGGCCAGCAGGTGCTCCTGCCCGCCGTCCGGGCCGCCGACCTGCCCCGCCTGGTCGCCGCGACCGGCCAGGAACTGCCCGACCCGAGCCGCTGA
- a CDS encoding putative bifunctional diguanylate cyclase/phosphodiesterase encodes MPVAYPSGAPRRRPPVPDLVVLAVGAHVVLAGLVGLVPPSAAVALAVAAGCALACVRLSWLAGARPPAPGRRPAPGPSPAAGPPAAPGLPPASGLPPASGLPPASGPAAGAGPSGVSARSTSPRPPLTPAPTARRAALPRRVVALLDAAVLMTGLTVAVLPLTGPAQRLPVALGGLTVVMLLHAAGLLGLPGRSRLPGPERLRRVVDVVGLGVSLTFAGAVLLPAGAVPVAARVASVAGAVGLAVLVVAALADRRRRPGAALCLTGAAAALSGLAVLVVLLAYRAPDRATLVVVPPLLAGALLTAAGARRTAAGDPPRPGGPAAAWPRVTAPAGVAALAAAGHLWWLGEFTAPAVALGLAVIPPMVLRELLTVVDQRRQADRLAAHEARLRDLVRDADERDRLARTVRRLAATDQLTGLANRAELLRELAGRGPGSPRGALLVVDVHGLGAVNEGYGHLVGDRVLVEVARRLRAGCGPGDLAVRLAGSEFAVLTATGPVLAYGLGTRVLAALTEPCPVPGGAVVLRASIGLAETAAGDPQDVLRQADLARRRAVQLGRDRVEWYDAYLEEQLVRRLDLERELPGAVDRGELDLVYQPVLALADRQPVGTEALLRWRSPALGTVLPAELLPVAEDLGLVGEVGRWVLDRACRQLADWSEGGRRLWMSVNVTPGELTAPDFVPSTATALAAYGVPADRLVVEVAEPAVAAELPTVVARLAGLRSLGVRTALDDFRAEHASLAQLRRLPIDLLKVGPHLVGATGDGHRPLIDVVVNLGDRLGLDVVVEGLESDAQVAGARRAGCRYGQGFALARPATAERVEAWFEEFPSASR; translated from the coding sequence GTGCCCGTCGCGTACCCCTCCGGCGCTCCGCGCCGCCGCCCGCCCGTTCCCGACCTGGTCGTGCTCGCGGTCGGTGCCCACGTCGTCCTCGCCGGTCTCGTCGGCCTGGTCCCGCCGTCCGCCGCCGTCGCGCTCGCCGTCGCCGCCGGCTGCGCCCTGGCCTGTGTCCGACTCTCCTGGCTGGCCGGTGCCCGGCCGCCCGCACCCGGCCGACGGCCCGCACCCGGTCCGTCCCCGGCCGCAGGTCCGCCTGCGGCTCCCGGCCTTCCCCCGGCGTCCGGCCTTCCCCCGGCGTCCGGCCTGCCCCCGGCGTCCGGTCCGGCTGCGGGGGCGGGTCCGTCCGGGGTGTCCGCTCGGTCGACGTCGCCACGTCCACCCCTGACACCGGCGCCGACCGCCCGACGGGCCGCGCTGCCCCGCCGGGTGGTTGCGCTCCTCGACGCCGCCGTGCTGATGACCGGCCTCACCGTGGCCGTGCTGCCGCTGACCGGCCCGGCGCAGCGGTTGCCGGTGGCCCTCGGCGGGCTCACCGTGGTCATGCTGCTGCACGCGGCGGGGCTGCTCGGGCTGCCCGGTCGGTCCCGGCTGCCCGGCCCGGAACGGCTCCGCCGCGTCGTCGACGTCGTCGGCCTCGGCGTCAGCCTGACCTTCGCCGGTGCGGTGCTGCTGCCGGCCGGCGCGGTGCCGGTGGCGGCGCGGGTGGCGAGCGTCGCCGGCGCGGTCGGGCTGGCGGTGCTGGTGGTGGCCGCGCTCGCCGACCGGCGCCGCCGCCCCGGCGCCGCGCTCTGCCTGACCGGCGCGGCCGCGGCCCTCTCCGGCCTCGCCGTGCTGGTGGTGCTGCTCGCCTACCGGGCCCCGGACCGGGCCACCCTGGTCGTGGTGCCGCCGCTGCTCGCGGGGGCGCTGCTCACCGCCGCGGGCGCCCGTCGCACGGCGGCCGGCGACCCGCCCCGCCCCGGCGGTCCGGCGGCCGCCTGGCCCCGGGTGACCGCCCCGGCCGGGGTGGCCGCACTCGCCGCCGCCGGCCACCTCTGGTGGCTGGGGGAGTTCACCGCGCCCGCCGTCGCGCTCGGCCTGGCGGTGATCCCGCCGATGGTGCTGCGGGAACTGCTCACCGTCGTCGACCAGCGCCGTCAGGCGGACCGGCTCGCCGCGCACGAGGCCCGGCTGCGGGACCTCGTCCGGGACGCCGACGAACGGGACCGGCTGGCCCGTACGGTGCGCCGGCTCGCCGCCACCGACCAGCTCACCGGGCTGGCCAACCGGGCGGAACTCCTGCGCGAGCTGGCCGGCCGGGGCCCGGGGTCGCCGCGGGGCGCGCTGCTCGTCGTCGACGTGCACGGGCTCGGCGCCGTCAACGAGGGGTACGGGCACCTCGTCGGCGACCGGGTGCTGGTCGAGGTGGCCCGGCGGCTGCGTGCCGGCTGCGGCCCCGGCGACCTGGCGGTACGGCTGGCCGGCAGCGAGTTCGCGGTGCTCACCGCGACGGGTCCGGTGCTCGCGTACGGGTTGGGCACCCGGGTGCTGGCCGCGCTGACCGAGCCGTGCCCGGTGCCGGGCGGGGCGGTCGTGTTGCGGGCCAGCATCGGGCTCGCCGAGACCGCCGCCGGTGATCCGCAGGACGTGCTGCGCCAGGCCGACCTGGCCCGCCGCCGGGCGGTGCAGCTGGGCCGGGACCGGGTCGAGTGGTACGACGCCTATCTGGAGGAGCAGCTGGTCCGCCGGCTCGACCTGGAACGGGAGCTGCCCGGCGCGGTGGACCGGGGTGAGCTGGACCTGGTCTATCAGCCGGTGCTCGCCCTGGCCGACCGGCAGCCGGTGGGCACCGAGGCGCTGCTGCGCTGGCGCAGCCCCGCGCTGGGCACCGTGCTGCCGGCGGAGCTGCTGCCGGTGGCGGAGGATCTGGGCCTGGTGGGTGAGGTGGGCCGCTGGGTGCTGGACCGGGCCTGCCGGCAGCTCGCCGACTGGTCGGAGGGGGGCCGTCGGCTCTGGATGTCGGTGAACGTCACGCCGGGGGAGCTGACCGCGCCGGACTTCGTGCCGTCCACCGCGACCGCGCTCGCCGCGTACGGGGTGCCGGCGGACCGGTTGGTGGTGGAGGTGGCCGAGCCGGCGGTGGCCGCCGAACTGCCCACCGTGGTGGCCCGGCTGGCCGGGCTGCGCTCGTTGGGGGTCCGCACCGCGCTGGACGACTTCCGGGCCGAGCACGCCTCCCTCGCCCAGCTCCGTCGGCTCCCGATCGACCTGTTGAAGGTCGGTCCGCACCTGGTCGGGGCGACCGGCGACGGGCACCGTCCGCTGATCGACGTGGTGGTGAACCTGGGTGACCGGCTGGGGCTGGACGTGGTGGTGGAGGGGCTGGAGTCCGACGCCCAGGTCGCCGGGGCGCGTCGTGCCGGGTGCCGCTACGGCCAGGGCTTCGCGCTGGCCCGGCCGGCGACCGCCGAGCGGGTGGAGGCCTGGTTCGAGGAGTTCCCGTCGGCCTCCCGCTGA
- a CDS encoding PQQ-dependent sugar dehydrogenase: protein MSARPPYPRTSRLRAALAASCAALLLGTAGCAFGEPAPDPAGEPPNLPTPSATAGPGGAAPQVVATVLAKGLRVPWAIAFLPDGGALVTERDSGRILRVGPESGPAGLTVTEVQTIPDVAAGGEGGLLGIAVSPGYRDDRTVFVYYTTRQDNRVARLELGGPPTPILTGIPAAANHDGGGLAFGPDGQLYVSTGDAGRQAAAQDPKSLGGKILRITRDGKPAPGNPVAGSPVWSLGHRNVQGMAWDTAKRMYAVEFGQNTWDEINQITPGANHGWPQVEGRAGDKRYVDPIVQWRTTEASCSGLAAVQRLLVTACLRGQRLWLVELTDTGTVLGQPRELLTGRYGRLRAAVAAPDGSIWVTTSNRDGRGQPVPEDDRILRLVFAGGGAGRS from the coding sequence GTGAGCGCCCGTCCCCCGTACCCTCGCACCAGCCGCCTCCGGGCGGCGCTCGCGGCGTCGTGCGCGGCGCTGCTGCTCGGCACCGCCGGTTGCGCCTTCGGCGAGCCGGCGCCGGACCCGGCCGGCGAGCCGCCGAACCTGCCCACCCCGTCGGCGACCGCCGGGCCGGGCGGCGCGGCCCCGCAGGTGGTGGCCACGGTGCTGGCCAAGGGGCTCCGGGTGCCGTGGGCGATCGCCTTCCTGCCCGACGGCGGCGCGCTGGTCACCGAGCGGGACAGCGGCCGGATCCTCCGGGTCGGCCCGGAGTCGGGCCCGGCGGGGCTCACCGTCACCGAGGTGCAGACCATCCCGGACGTGGCGGCCGGCGGCGAGGGCGGGCTGCTGGGCATCGCGGTCTCCCCCGGCTACCGGGACGACCGGACCGTCTTCGTCTACTACACGACCCGGCAGGACAACCGGGTCGCCCGGCTGGAGCTGGGCGGGCCACCCACCCCGATCCTCACCGGCATCCCGGCCGCCGCCAACCACGACGGCGGTGGGCTCGCCTTCGGCCCGGACGGCCAGCTCTACGTGAGCACGGGGGACGCCGGCCGGCAGGCGGCGGCCCAGGACCCGAAGAGCCTCGGCGGCAAGATCCTGCGGATCACCCGGGACGGGAAGCCGGCCCCCGGCAACCCGGTCGCCGGTTCGCCGGTCTGGTCGCTCGGACACCGCAACGTGCAGGGCATGGCCTGGGACACCGCCAAGCGGATGTACGCGGTGGAGTTCGGCCAGAACACCTGGGACGAGATCAACCAGATCACCCCCGGCGCCAACCACGGCTGGCCCCAGGTCGAGGGCCGCGCCGGTGACAAGCGCTACGTCGACCCGATCGTGCAGTGGCGGACGACGGAGGCCTCCTGCTCGGGCCTGGCGGCGGTGCAGCGCCTGCTGGTCACCGCCTGCCTGCGCGGTCAGCGGCTCTGGCTGGTCGAGCTGACCGACACCGGCACCGTGCTCGGTCAGCCCCGGGAACTGCTCACCGGCCGGTACGGTCGGCTGCGTGCGGCGGTGGCCGCCCCGGACGGCTCGATCTGGGTCACCACCTCCAACCGGGACGGCCGGGGGCAGCCGGTGCCCGAGGACGACCGGATCCTGCGGCTGGTCTTCGCGGGCGGTGGCGCGGGCCGCAGCTGA
- a CDS encoding SpoIIE family protein phosphatase: MAALTDPERLRALTETRLDAAPDEAFDRFARLVSDLLDVPVALVSLVTAERQFFPGAVGLPEPWAARRETPLSHSFCQHVVDIEVPMVLPDARLYPRVRRNLAIEDLGVIAYAGIPLTDLDGRVLGSLCAIDSKPRAWTAEQLRTLADLAAACSSELRLRIALEGAEEARRRAEEAHDRLAMLAGMSETLTGTLDIATAVDRLGHAMVPLLADWCLITLVDPAGTPRTVSAVHRDPDLAAETARFAELMITGLGPESITRAVLRTGRPVLRNPGGLVDVVRGTTHPEMPPLAERLGFASHLSVPITAAGGRSVTIGCITLVNSGRRRPFDDGDLHTALDIGRRAGQAVGNSWMYSEQRHVAEVLQHSMLPLLPDSTDVELAARYLPAADRVEVGGDWYDAFVQPDGDLIAAIGDVAGHDIEAAATMGQLRNLVRGNAYGRTDAVGDLLTHLDDAIRGLRIGTVATAVLTRVRRNATGGLTVSWCNAGHPPPLVVRADDKVEVLDAHREPLLGLARPISRATRELTLARGDTLLLYTDGLTERRDRTIDEGTAELLDRLAGTAALPLGELCDRLLAAAHAREDDVALLVLRAR; this comes from the coding sequence ATGGCGGCACTGACGGACCCCGAGCGGCTTCGGGCACTCACCGAGACCCGGCTGGACGCCGCGCCGGACGAGGCCTTCGACCGCTTCGCCCGGCTCGTCAGCGACCTGCTCGACGTTCCCGTCGCGCTGGTCTCCCTGGTCACCGCCGAGCGGCAGTTCTTCCCCGGCGCGGTGGGCCTGCCGGAGCCGTGGGCCGCCCGCCGCGAGACCCCGCTGAGCCACTCGTTCTGCCAGCACGTCGTCGACATCGAGGTGCCGATGGTGCTGCCGGACGCCCGGCTCTATCCCCGGGTCCGCCGCAACCTGGCCATCGAGGACCTCGGCGTCATCGCGTACGCCGGCATCCCCCTCACCGACCTGGACGGGCGGGTCCTCGGCTCGCTCTGCGCGATCGACAGCAAGCCCCGCGCCTGGACCGCCGAGCAGCTGCGCACCCTCGCCGACCTGGCCGCCGCCTGCTCGTCGGAGCTGCGGCTGCGGATCGCGCTGGAGGGCGCGGAGGAGGCCCGTCGCCGGGCCGAGGAGGCACACGACCGGCTGGCCATGCTGGCCGGGATGAGCGAGACCCTGACCGGCACGCTGGACATCGCCACCGCCGTCGACCGGCTCGGGCACGCCATGGTGCCGCTGCTGGCCGACTGGTGCCTGATCACCCTGGTCGACCCGGCCGGCACGCCGCGTACGGTCTCGGCGGTGCACCGCGACCCGGATCTGGCCGCCGAGACGGCCCGCTTCGCCGAGCTGATGATCACCGGCCTCGGCCCCGAGTCGATCACCCGGGCGGTGCTGCGCACCGGCCGACCGGTGCTGCGCAACCCCGGCGGCCTCGTCGACGTGGTACGCGGCACCACCCACCCGGAGATGCCGCCGCTCGCCGAGCGGCTCGGCTTCGCGTCCCACCTCAGCGTGCCGATCACGGCGGCCGGCGGCCGGAGCGTCACCATCGGCTGCATCACGCTGGTCAACAGCGGCCGGCGCCGTCCCTTCGACGACGGTGACCTGCACACCGCACTGGACATCGGCCGCCGCGCCGGCCAGGCGGTCGGCAACAGCTGGATGTACAGCGAGCAGCGGCACGTCGCCGAGGTGCTCCAGCACAGCATGCTGCCGTTGCTGCCCGACAGCACCGACGTCGAGCTGGCCGCCCGCTACCTGCCCGCCGCCGACCGGGTCGAGGTCGGCGGCGACTGGTACGACGCCTTCGTCCAGCCCGACGGTGACCTGATCGCCGCCATCGGCGACGTGGCCGGCCACGACATCGAGGCGGCGGCCACCATGGGCCAGCTGCGCAACCTGGTGCGGGGCAACGCGTACGGGCGGACGGACGCGGTCGGCGACCTGCTCACCCATCTGGACGACGCGATCCGGGGGCTGCGCATCGGCACCGTGGCCACCGCCGTGCTGACCCGGGTCCGCCGGAACGCCACGGGCGGGCTCACGGTGAGCTGGTGCAACGCCGGGCATCCGCCGCCGCTGGTGGTCCGCGCCGACGACAAGGTGGAGGTGCTCGACGCGCACCGGGAGCCGCTGCTCGGCCTCGCCCGCCCGATCAGTCGGGCCACCCGGGAGCTGACCCTCGCCCGGGGCGACACGCTGCTGCTCTACACCGACGGGCTGACCGAGCGCCGCGACCGCACCATCGACGAGGGCACCGCCGAGCTGCTCGACCGGCTCGCCGGCACCGCGGCGCTCCCGCTCGGCGAGCTGTGTGACCGGCTGCTCGCCGCCGCGCACGCCCGCGAGGACGACGTCGCCCTGCTGGTGCTGCGGGCACGCTGA